The window GCTATTACAAACACGATGGAGCATTTAAAGAAATTGAAAGAAAGTTTATCCCTTCAAAAGAAGCACAAGAAGATGCAAATAAATATTCTGAATGGAAAGGTAGTTTAGGACAACAAAAGATTCTCTGGCAAGCAATTTGTGATCAGTTTTTAGATAATTTTTTGATAGATTATGATATTCAATCAAAAGATGAGCTTAGTAACGGAGAATACTAATGGAAACAATTTTTATTTCAGATGCGAATCTATTGTTAAAACACTTTGAAAAGGAAATCGCAGACTGCAAATCATTTCGATTTGCAGTAGCCTGGGCTTCAACAGCAGGTGGAAGAGGAAAACATTGGCAGTTGATTGATAGCAATCAAGCTAAATTGACTCAAGCAATTGTCGGAATTCAATTTCATCAGACTGAGCCAGAAGCTTTATTTCAATTGCATAAATGGAATAAGCTGAATATTGTTTATGATACAGCAGGCGTGTTTCATCCAAAATTCTATTTATTTGAAAATGAATCTTCCTTCTCATTGATTACAGGAAGTTCCAATTTCACAGCAGGTGGATTTCACAAGAATACGGAAAGCAATGTTCTAATCAAAGGGAACAAAAAAGAATCTATCTTCTCTGAACTTGAAGGATTTTATAGAATGTGCAAAGAAAAGTCACGCATACCTGATAAAATGGATTTAGTGGCTTATCAAAAGGAATATGAAAGGGCTAACTTGCAGTCTGGATACTTAAGCACATACTTTGCTCCAGAAGAAAGACATGAATTAATTACAAAAGCTGGCGACTCATTGCCAGATTATTCTTGGGAAAATATTTTTCAATTCACTTGGGATGAATATGTGCATGGATTGAAATATTTATCTATTACGAAATATTATAATGCTACTTTTTATCGACTCAATGAAGAAGGATGGCGGACTGATACAGTTTACGCAATAGATAGTTATAAGAAAATTATTCTGGAATATAAAACTCTTTCTAATATGCCTGAAGAAGAAAGAAAAGCTTTTTGTGGCACTCTGAGAATTTCTGAAAAATACGGGGATAGTGGCTGGTTAGGCTCAATGACTGGAGCTGGCTATTTTAAACAAATGGTTATCAATGAACCAAAAATTCTGGATGAATTTTTAAACTTAATACCAATAGAAGGTTCAGTTTCAGAGGATTCTCTCAATGAATATTTAAGTGGGATACTATCTATTGAAAATGTTGGTAATGGAATTGCACTTAGGTTACTTTCAGCGAAACGACCTGATTTATTTTTATCTATCAATAAAGCTACAGGAAATGACTTATTTGAAATGACTGGATTAAAAGGATTGAAGAATTCTCAGAAGAAAGAAGAATTTATTGAGGCTTATATTGAATTACATCGAAGAATTTATCGTTCCCCTTGGTTTCAATTTAATCTTCCTACTGACGGGTTAGAATCCAAGATCGCAAAATATAGAGTAGCCCTATTGGATTGTTTTTTCTATGAAGGATGAAATTACCAAAGGGCGTGGGTTAATCCACGCCCTTTGGTAAATGCAAAGTATACGATGAACCTTAGTCTGAATCAGGATTAAAGGATTTTTGGATTAACAGGATGTTGTGATAGGAATATTAATTTTTTAAAAAAATTTCTTCTTAACCTATTATTTCAATTCAATCTTTCTAGCAAAGGAATATAATCCAAGATCGCAAAATATAGGTTAGCCTCATTTAATACTATCTGCAAAGTTGTGAGGTTTAAGTTATTCATCTGTAGTTTCCAAAGCCCCAACGGGGCGGAATACTTTGTGGTAAGGGTGCTAGCCCTTACCACACAAGTGATAAAAGGTTTACCTTTCCCTAAACCTTAAAACCAATTTAGCTTGTGTATATTAAAATAAATAACTTGTGAGTAAAACATCTACTTCTAAATTGAGTAAGAAATTTATAGGAGATACTATGAAAGGAAAAATTCTTTTTTCAATTTTAATATTTACTCTCGGATTCCAAGGCTTGATTGCTGATGACAAGGAAGATAAATGTGCATCTTTCCAGAAAAAGGATACTTGCTCAAAGTATAGAGAGAAGCGCTCACCCAAAAAACAAGCATGTCAATGGCGAGTAGATAGACGCATCCTTCCATTCGGTGGTGAATGTTTGAATGTTTCTGAATACAAAAAGAAAGTAAAAGAAGAAGCGGAAGCAGCTAAAAAAGCGGAAGAAGAAAAAACATTCTGCGATGCATTTAGTAAAAGCGAAGATTGCAATAAGACAGATCAGAAATTTGCTTGCGGTTGGCTTACACATCCTCGGAAACCAACAGAAGGCAGATGTATCGTCAAACATGAATTAGACCGAATCCTAAGGGCAGAAGATCCATCCGATAGAAGACCTAAGTCACAAGAAGCAATTCAAATGTCTAGAGAAGACTATTTCAGAACGTTCGAATAAAAATAAGGATTCTATACAATGCGACTACACATAATTTACCTCTTAGTTTTAATTTGCCTTTATCCGCTAGAAGTTTTTTCTGAGGATACTCTTCTGGATTTAATGAAGTTAGGCGAGACTAGTCTGAGCCAGGGAAATTATGACAGCGCAATTACTTCTTATGAGAAAGCTTTGCAAAAATGTGATGAAAAAAATACTGATGCAAAGCTTTCCATTCTAGAAAAACTGGGATCATTAAATTTTAGAAAACAAATTTATAAAGAAGCAATTCGTTACCAGAAAGAGGCTTTAGAGTTAGGGTGTAAGATTCGCGGAGAAGCCTCTCTTTATTGTGGAGATGCAAATAAAAATCTAGGAAATTATTATTTTAAAATAGAGGAGACGGATACGGCACTAGAGGCATATGAGAGTAGCCGCAGTATCTACCAAAAAGCGCTTCCTGCTAAAGATGCAAAGCTTGGATTAATTTCCTCTCTCATTGGTGATTGTTATTTTGCCAAGGGAAATTTCCAGAAGGCGTTAGAGTATTACCTGCAGGATTTGGAAATTAGTGAGTTTGTTTTGGGTAAGACAAGTCCAGAGCTTGGAATCATATTTAATAGTATTGGAATTGCCTATCGAAACTTGGGCAAATACGACTTAGCCTTAACCTATTACAAAAAAGATTTTGAAATCAATCAATCGCATTATGGAATCA is drawn from Leptospiraceae bacterium and contains these coding sequences:
- a CDS encoding phospholipase D family protein, with the protein product METIFISDANLLLKHFEKEIADCKSFRFAVAWASTAGGRGKHWQLIDSNQAKLTQAIVGIQFHQTEPEALFQLHKWNKLNIVYDTAGVFHPKFYLFENESSFSLITGSSNFTAGGFHKNTESNVLIKGNKKESIFSELEGFYRMCKEKSRIPDKMDLVAYQKEYERANLQSGYLSTYFAPEERHELITKAGDSLPDYSWENIFQFTWDEYVHGLKYLSITKYYNATFYRLNEEGWRTDTVYAIDSYKKIILEYKTLSNMPEEERKAFCGTLRISEKYGDSGWLGSMTGAGYFKQMVINEPKILDEFLNLIPIEGSVSEDSLNEYLSGILSIENVGNGIALRLLSAKRPDLFLSINKATGNDLFEMTGLKGLKNSQKKEEFIEAYIELHRRIYRSPWFQFNLPTDGLESKIAKYRVALLDCFFYEG